DNA sequence from the Sulfurimonas sp. HSL3-7 genome:
TCTTTGCTGTTCCTTTCGGTGCAGCTTTTTTCGCCGCTTTCCTTGCCACTTTTTTGACCGCTTTTTTCTTTAGAACTTTTGCCATATCAGGACTCCTTTGGTGTATTCTAATCTATTATAGGGCAGCCGAAAGAAAAAACGGCTTTAACAACGATTAACATTTGCCATTATCACAGAATAGGGCCTTAAACTAGGCTATAATCACCCTATGTTTACCAAATCTCTTCTACTCATTTTTCTGTTCCTGGCACAGAGCGGTTTTGCCAATGACAAAAGCATCGGTTATATCGGCGACGGCCTCGCCGTTATTATCCCGGCCAGTGCCTACGGCAGCACCTTTTGCCTGCATGACCATGACGGCCGGAGCGCTTTTTACAAATCCATTGCCGTCTCCACCGCGACCACCTTTGGGCTGAAGTTCACCGTTAAAAGAGAACGCCCCGACGGCAGCAACGACCGCTCTTTTCCTTCCGCGCATACCATGTACGCTTTTCAGGGGGCGACCTTTATCCATCAGCGCTACGGTCTCCAATATGCCCTCGCCGCGTATCTAGGCGCAGCCTTTGTCGGCTACAGCCGCATCGAGACCGACAAACACTACCTTGGCGATGTGCTGGCCGGCGCTGCAATAGGGAGTCTGAGCGCCTGGTTTTTCACCGACCGCTATAACGATGTCGCCCTGCAGCCCCTTGCAGTGCAAGGGGCTTATGGAATCATGATCGCATACAGATGGTAGTAGACCAAGCCGATAAACCGCTCCGCATCAGAGGAGAAAAAACAGAGGTTTAAAACCTGCATCATACTAAATTTACGGTTTTGTATTACGCTTCTGTTTATCTCCTGTAAATGTCTGTCATATTTCATGCCGAAATTCATATATTTGGCTGTATAATTTCACTGAAAATTTTATGCAGGAGATCGCATGTACATTACGATCACACAAGCTCCAACCGATGAGCAGATCAAGCAGTTCAATATAAAAATGAGCCAAGAGGATGCCTTCATAGACTATAAAGTCGATTTATCACAGTTTGATGAAGCACTTCGCAAAGCATTTACAGAAGCATTCAACATCAATGAAGAACGCCTCAATGAGAAAAGTTCCGTCACGCTGACACTGTTTGCTGAGATCTGATCCGATACCTAAAGTATCTGCAGAACGTTTTTTTAAACCCTTCTCTAAACTGAAGTATTTTTTGGCGGATTGTATACAATGTGCATCCGACAAAAAATACCACTGCCCAAGAAAGTTTCCACCCTATGAATCTCACAGAAATAGACAACCTTGACACCCCCTCTTTAGAGATATACCGCCAGTTGCGGGATAACGCCTTCAGCGAAGACAACAGCTTCATAGCCGACAGCCCCAAAGTGGTCAATATGCTTTTAGAGACGGCCGTCGAGGTCAAAAGTATTTTGGCGACCAAAACGTATTACGAAGAGTTTGGAACACTTGTTCGCCAAAAAGAGATTCCCCTTCTCTATGTCGCCGAAAAAAAAGTAATAGAGAAGATCGTCGGTCACAAGGTGCATCACAACGTTATGATGCATGGTATCCGTCCGGCAGAGACGCCGCTGGATGCACTTGACGACACCATCATCATGCTCGACGAGATCACCTCAACCGAGAACATCGGCTCCATCGCCAGAAGTGCCGCCGCCCTGGGTGTAGGGTCCTACCTTCTGCCCAAACACGGCCCTCACCCCTACGGCAGACGCGCACTCAGGGTATCGATGGGACACGTCAGCAAACTGAAGGTGCATTGCTACGATGATATTTTCGCCACGCTGAAAACACTCAAGGCCAACGGGTACAGGATCTTTGCCGCAGAGGTGACAGATGATGCTACTCCGTTGGCAGAGATACAAGTTCCAAAGAAGTGGGTACTGCTGATGGGACATGAGGGCAGAGGGATCTCTCCCGAAGTGCTGGCAGCCTGTGATGAAGCGGTGCGGATAGAGATGGAGCCCGGCATCCGAAGCTTTAACGTCGGTGTCGCGGCGGCGATCCTGATGTACCAGTTTAAAAACAGAGGCTAACCTGCTTTAGAGATTTCCTTTATTTTCAAGCAGCGGCTTAAGCAAAAAGTAGCCGACAAAACCCCATAAGACGGTTGAACTGGCCATGGCGATCAGACCCGCTTCCTCATCCATATGAACGAGGGATTTGGGATCAATATCACTGATGTCGAAAATGTAGTCCAGACCGAGGCCGAACAGAATGCTGCCAGCGATGATCGTACCGAGGTAGATAGAGAGCGACTTGCTTCCGAGCATCTTTTTGACAACGCCGATGGTCACGGTATTCGTCGCGGGGCCGGCACTCAAAAAGACAAAAGCCGCTCCGGCGCTTACCCCGGAGAGCATCAAGGCGGCGGCAATAGGCAGAGAAGCGGTCGCACAGACGTACATCGGCACCGCAATGGCGATGACGATCAGGTATGAGAGCCAGGCGTATTCGACCAGGATCGCACTCAGGTTTTCCGGAATAGCCACCGTGATCAGTGCACCGATGAGCAGACCCCAAAAGAGCGGTTTGGCAATGTCGCCGAGCAGTGTAATAAATGCATAGTGAAGTGCGGCACGCAGGGAGAAGCCTCTCTTCTGCGTGCTTTCGCAGCAGCTGCCGCCTGAACAACAGCTTCCCGCTTCATCCGTTTTAGCGTGCAGAGGCGTCATCGAAAAACCGCCCTGAGGTGCTGCACTGAAGAGCGGTTTTGGCTGTTCTACTTCTTTGTCCATATAATTGGTCAGGACCCCTGCCACCATCGCGATCACCATCGATGTGATGACACGATAGATCGTAAATGCCCAGCCGAACATCCCGTAGGTCGCCAGGATGGAGTCGACCCCCGTGATCGGTGTCGAGATAAGAAAAGAGAGCGTCGCCCCCCTGCTCGCCCCGCTCTTTTTGATGCTGGTCGCCAGGGGGATCACCCCGCAGGAGCAGACCGGAAGCGGCACACCGAAGAGTGTTGCTTTGACCACTGAACCGACACTCTCACGGCCGAGATGCTTCGTTACCAGGGTGTCCGGCACCAGCTCATGTAAAATACCGGCGAAGAGAAGACCGAAAAGGATATAGGGTGCCATCGCGTTGGAGAGCTCGAAAAGTGCCGTGAGAAAGGACATGATATGTTCCATGACGTCGTACCGAACCTTTGTTTTCTGTATAGTGGTATAGATGAACTTTAGTTTCGGTTAGAGAGATGAATTAATCGGATCTCTCGAAGGAACGGTACGGGGAGAGTAAAAGCGGAAAAAGCGCCGATAGCGATCGGCGCAGGCAAGGGTCTAGAATGCTTTTGCCAGTTCATCTTCCGAATCGACAAAAGTGATATTTTTGATGATGAAATTATCAACATCCAGGACCATTACTTTTTCGTTCTTACCATCGATACGGTAGCTTGCGGCGACATTTTCATCTTCGATCAACAGTACATTATGTTTGAACTCTTTGAGTCCCGGCATGATGAACATGCTTCTGATCAGCGACGGTGCGGCGCTGACATCGGCAACAAAGAGAGCATAATGTTCCGGAAGAAAGTTCGGATCCTGTTTATCAAAATATTCGTTGCTCATGTGGCCCGTCTCTTTGCTGAAAGCGAAGATCACTTTTTTTGTATCGACGCCGAGCGACTGGGGCTTTCCGAACTGATCATTGAGCTTAAGTGTCTCCAGACTCTTACCGACGGCGACTTTTGATTCGACTGCGACCGGTTCTTCTTTGGCACATCCCAAAAAGAGAAGAGAGACGATCAATCCCATTATTATCTGTTTCATAAGCAACTCCTGTAATATATGCCGGCATCATACTAAAGTGTTCTGTTGGGCCACAAGAGGTTTAAAATCTAAGTGTGGAGATTTATAGAGGTTTCAGAAAGACGTATTAACAGAGAGTTAAATACCCATCCAAAAAAAGGCAATAACACCCAGTACCATCCATTGTGCTAATGCAAAACCGGAAGTCCCTATGATATTTCCGGTTTGGCAACTGGTACACTGTTTGTACTTTTCAGACTCGTAGTAGGCGTATACGGCATAACCGACAATCAAAAAAGGCACCGTACCCAGCGCAATCTTGTCAAAGAGAAACAGTTTTGCCATAACGGCACTGTCATCGATGAAAAATGGGGGTAAGAAACTGAACCATACGGCCAGCATTACATATTTGTAGGCCCTCTTTATATAATCCCTGTAAAAAACGGTCGGGCAGCTGCTGTTGCTGCTTACGACCAGCCCTTTCGGAAGGTACTCATTGATCCGTTTGCGGGTCTCTTTATCGACCCTGTCGACAAATGTGCTGCCGTAGTTGTAGTCAAGCTGATGCTGGATTACACGCGAAAAAGCGCCTTCAAGGTCTGCGTACTGTGCTTCGCCCTTCTCATTTTCATAAAAGATCTTGATCTTGTCGTGGCGCGGTACATCCACACTGATATTTTCATAATAGGGAGTCCGCTCGGTCTCGACCGTCTCGCCGGACGTGGTGATGATGCGCAGGTTGATATAGGGCTTATACGCATCGGCCTCTTTAATGACGACGACGGCGTACTGTATTCCTATCTGTATCGCGCTCAACGCTTCGAGACCATTCGCTTTCATCGTATCAACCATATCGGTGATTATGTTTTGAAGCGAATCATCAAAAAACCGTACATTTCCTGAAATCAGACGAATCCGTTCATCCGGGTATTTCAATAACTCTAAAACCATCTATAAGACCTTTAGGAGGGCAGTGAAGTGAAGATACTTGTTTAAATCAAACGCGTTTGACTTGAACAAATATCCGGGGCAAAGCCCCAGAAACGTGCTAGTGACTCTTGCTGACAACGACCAGCATCTTAAGGTTTATGACTACAAAACGTAGAAACTGCCAGATAACATTGGTTCGCATCGCTCTCGCGAATCTGCCCGGGATCATCGTCGTGTTCGATTGTGAACTACGCCCAAAATTGACTTCTTCTTCTCTTGCCATTTTTCTTCCTTTATCGTTATTTTATTTCTTTAGCGGTCTGCGATGCAGACATTAGGATCAGACCCTAAACCTACTAAAAAGCCGAACACCGGCTTTTTCATTCCCTCTTTATTCCGGGATCAATCCCCAGCCCGGCTTGAGCTTCGCTTTATAGATAAACATATGGTGGAGGATATGTTTGATCCAGTGGCCCGCCAGACCGATCTCACCGAAGGTATAGTCGGTATCACGTCCTGTTCCAGGGTACTTGTCAAAGTCAGGTACGACCGGATAGACCGTCATCGCCGCAGCGGTACCCGTCGTAAGACCTTTACCTGCAGACGCGACACAGGCAGCACCCATCTCGGCCATAGAGGCTTCGTGAAGGTGTGCCCCTTCTCCTTTGGTGATCAGGTCGCAGACAGAATGGGCAACGGCTTTACCGATAATACCTGAAGGCATACCCGTACGCGGCGGCGTCGGGTTGATCGGTGTACCGTTCGGGGAGCTCATCGGTTTGGAGATGATATGCGGCGGTGCAAACGCGATACCGCAGGCAAACATGTTGCTGTAGGTCGGGTTCTGGTAGGTGCGCGGCCAGTCGGATGCTTTCCAGTTCTCGTAAGACCCTGCGTTGTAGTTCGCATCGACTTTCATGAAACCGTTCGGCGCGAAAACCGTATCCGTGATATCGGCACCATCTTTGCCGTACGCTTTCAGGCCGACACCCGCAAACGGCGGGATCAGCATTGCAAAGTCGAATTGCTTTTCACCTTTTGAACCGTCCAGCAGTTCATACTCGACCTTGCCGCTCTCGACTTTAGAGACATGTGCACCAACTGTCCATTCAACACCCCG
Encoded proteins:
- a CDS encoding phosphatase PAP2 family protein, coding for MFTKSLLLIFLFLAQSGFANDKSIGYIGDGLAVIIPASAYGSTFCLHDHDGRSAFYKSIAVSTATTFGLKFTVKRERPDGSNDRSFPSAHTMYAFQGATFIHQRYGLQYALAAYLGAAFVGYSRIETDKHYLGDVLAGAAIGSLSAWFFTDRYNDVALQPLAVQGAYGIMIAYRW
- a CDS encoding RNA methyltransferase, with translation MNLTEIDNLDTPSLEIYRQLRDNAFSEDNSFIADSPKVVNMLLETAVEVKSILATKTYYEEFGTLVRQKEIPLLYVAEKKVIEKIVGHKVHHNVMMHGIRPAETPLDALDDTIIMLDEITSTENIGSIARSAAALGVGSYLLPKHGPHPYGRRALRVSMGHVSKLKVHCYDDIFATLKTLKANGYRIFAAEVTDDATPLAEIQVPKKWVLLMGHEGRGISPEVLAACDEAVRIEMEPGIRSFNVGVAAAILMYQFKNRG
- a CDS encoding SO_0444 family Cu/Zn efflux transporter, which encodes MEHIMSFLTALFELSNAMAPYILFGLLFAGILHELVPDTLVTKHLGRESVGSVVKATLFGVPLPVCSCGVIPLATSIKKSGASRGATLSFLISTPITGVDSILATYGMFGWAFTIYRVITSMVIAMVAGVLTNYMDKEVEQPKPLFSAAPQGGFSMTPLHAKTDEAGSCCSGGSCCESTQKRGFSLRAALHYAFITLLGDIAKPLFWGLLIGALITVAIPENLSAILVEYAWLSYLIVIAIAVPMYVCATASLPIAAALMLSGVSAGAAFVFLSAGPATNTVTIGVVKKMLGSKSLSIYLGTIIAGSILFGLGLDYIFDISDIDPKSLVHMDEEAGLIAMASSTVLWGFVGYFLLKPLLENKGNL
- a CDS encoding peptide deformylase: MVLELLKYPDERIRLISGNVRFFDDSLQNIITDMVDTMKANGLEALSAIQIGIQYAVVVIKEADAYKPYINLRIITTSGETVETERTPYYENISVDVPRHDKIKIFYENEKGEAQYADLEGAFSRVIQHQLDYNYGSTFVDRVDKETRKRINEYLPKGLVVSSNSSCPTVFYRDYIKRAYKYVMLAVWFSFLPPFFIDDSAVMAKLFLFDKIALGTVPFLIVGYAVYAYYESEKYKQCTSCQTGNIIGTSGFALAQWMVLGVIAFFWMGI